One genomic segment of Oleidesulfovibrio alaskensis DSM 16109 includes these proteins:
- a CDS encoding phosphate/phosphite/phosphonate ABC transporter substrate-binding protein, whose product MENSDRRKAARAGGGALSAEAGESALRRIFFRQPELFAFLLLFCVLAGGCGENEEVVRVDLSHRERIVVAKPAEAVTYAYLPQYSHTTSYTRHNPLVEYLERESGLTMRQVFPDTFEEHTRMVERGEIDISFSNPFTYVRLAQKGATAFARVIEPSGRPFFRGQIIARIDSGIRRLEDCEGKRWIAVDPLSAGGYLFALGMFHDMGLDTDDFAAVDFAPGPGGKQEKAVLAVYAGKYDFASIREGTLDIVRDKIDPERIRVVATTQAYPGWVYAARKGLDPAVVDRIRNAMFRLSMEEPEGGRILANAGIRGIIPAADADYAPIRELMSKLDLYGEVDW is encoded by the coding sequence AAAGCGCTCTGCGCCGTATTTTTTTCAGGCAGCCGGAACTTTTTGCGTTCCTGCTGCTTTTCTGCGTTCTGGCGGGGGGCTGCGGCGAAAATGAAGAAGTGGTGCGGGTGGACCTGTCGCACCGCGAACGTATTGTGGTGGCCAAACCGGCAGAGGCGGTCACCTACGCCTACCTGCCCCAGTATTCGCACACCACGTCCTACACGCGGCATAACCCGCTGGTGGAATATCTTGAGCGGGAATCGGGCCTTACCATGCGTCAGGTGTTTCCCGACACGTTTGAAGAACACACCCGCATGGTTGAGCGCGGCGAGATAGATATCTCTTTTTCCAATCCGTTCACATACGTCCGGCTGGCGCAGAAAGGGGCCACCGCTTTTGCCAGAGTCATCGAACCGTCGGGCAGACCTTTTTTCCGCGGGCAGATAATCGCACGCATCGACAGCGGCATACGGCGGCTTGAAGACTGCGAGGGCAAACGCTGGATAGCGGTGGATCCGCTTTCCGCGGGCGGTTATCTGTTTGCGCTGGGTATGTTCCACGACATGGGGCTGGATACGGATGATTTTGCGGCCGTGGATTTTGCTCCGGGCCCCGGAGGCAAGCAGGAAAAAGCTGTCCTTGCGGTGTACGCGGGCAAGTACGACTTTGCTTCCATACGGGAAGGTACGCTGGATATCGTGCGTGACAAAATAGATCCGGAACGCATACGGGTTGTCGCAACCACACAGGCGTACCCCGGCTGGGTGTATGCCGCGCGCAAGGGGCTGGACCCCGCGGTGGTCGACCGCATACGCAATGCCATGTTCAGGCTGTCCATGGAAGAACCCGAAGGCGGGCGCATACTGGCCAATGCGGGCATACGCGGTATAATTCCCGCTGCCGATGCCGATTACGCCCCCATAAGGGAGCTGATGTCCAAACTTGATCTGTACGGGGAGGTGGACTGGTGA